DNA sequence from the Poecile atricapillus isolate bPoeAtr1 chromosome 4, bPoeAtr1.hap1, whole genome shotgun sequence genome:
TTTTATTACTCTGGCTTCCTAAAAAAACTGTGTGAACTCTTACAGATAGATGATGCATGTTCTGCTTACCTGTCCACAGATGCTCAGCCTCAGGTCAGTCAGACAGAGGTAACTACAATTTTGACACTGTTTGTTATATGTAGTAGAATTGGAATTGTGATACCcgatttcctgttttctttgcatTAGGTGTCCACTACACTGGAAGAACTTTGTTTTTTGGTCATGGGATTCCTCCAGAAACCACAGGTAACACATACAAAAGACTGCTTAGCATTTTTGAAGCCTGATCTCTCACTGTGCCATTGTCTGTAATGAATTCTGAAGACCCAGTATGCAAAGTGTCATTCAGCACTGGAAGTACTTCTATCAGTTTTTACTCTGAAATGCCATCTGCCAGAATGTAACACTTTGTAAAGACAACAGGGATACATCAgtttttggaaaattttctcCAGTCTGGGTACAAAGTGTTaggtgtttttatttcttcagatttGAAAAACTATGAATTCTCAAGAGACAAATAAATTTACTTAGGAGAGTCTGGGGATAAACAAGGGAACATCTGCTAAACACATCTAACTCTTCTAGGGCAGAGTAATCAATACACTCTACAGAGtctgaaataattaattagATTGACAAGCAAAGACATATATCTGCCAAGGAAGAAGGATATTTTAGCCCAGTGCTGAAAAGATTATGTATGTAATCAAAATTATCcattgttctttttattttaatgaataaaagCCTTTCTACCAACTATTATTCCCACAGGGTTTAGATGAGAAAGCCAACACCAAAAGGGTAAGATGTCTATATATGTCCTATAATCACActaaaaaaaggcaagaaaatcaTAAAACTCTTGCCCTGTTCTGTAGTAAAACcccacttttaattttttcaaacagtttttatttcattattctaAGACTCATGACTCGGGAAACTCAGACATCATGGTAAGTGGCATAGCACCTCCTTAAGAGTGAGTACACATGTACTTGTATGTAAAACCAAGGCAATATTCCTTTCTGCAGTAGTCTCTCCAACTGTATAGTAAACTCAGGACTGGGAGCTGCATGTTTACAGTACAGAAGGTGTTTTAATAATATGGGGGAGGATGATCAGTGTTGTACAGgtgtacaggaaaaaaaatctaacaaacTCAACCAAACATTCATGGAATCCCAACTGAATCTTTATCTTGCAGTTTCAAATTTTAAGAATGagataaaatacttttttttggGTATTGGAACATAGCACATGCAGTGAAACAATGTGGATTTACAGGACCTGAGAACAGGACCATAACTATTAGATACacttgaaacatttttattaattattaattaaactGTATTAATTCATTTGCATAATTCATAAATATGTAGCAGGCAAAATAGTATTTAAGTCTCACTTGGACTTTGGAttatattttgaattaaaagtATTGTTTAAACCAGGGCTAAGAACTGTTGCTCTAGAAATATTCTCATAAACCAACAAGCCAAGTATGTGATCTCACTTTTGAAGTGCAAACATCCTCTGTTATCCTTGTGTATCTATGCACCATAGGGTTTTGAGAGAGTTAAacatattcatattttcttgtttcataaCAATCATTCTTACCTGCCAGTGTCCATTTTTGCCTTGTTCTTTACATTTCTCCAGAAATATGTGGTGTATTTCCTAGAAAGTGATATTGCTCATATTGGCGTCAATGTTTTCATGCTACAGCTGCTTTGGAGGCTTTAATGGTAATTAAGGCACAGTGAAATGAgctatttctgctgctgctcctgcttaAAAGATTACTGCATCCCACTGCACCACCATCCTGAATACCTTTGCTGCTGCCCCCAGAGATTACTACTTCCTCACTTCTTTTAGCTGTTTAGCTGTTCAGATGACAATTTTCTAGCCATTCTCAGAGATACTAACTTAGGTGATCCATCATTCCTTGGCTTTATAAGCCCAATCCACTGGCTGCAAGACAGAGCCCAGGTGGATCATCCCAAGCTGGGATGTTCATTAATTGCTTCAATCACATCAGACTCCTTCTTTTTTAGGTGTTACGATCCCATATTGCCTACCTTAGGCAGATAGCAAAAAATTTGCTACAAATAAGCAAGTTCTTTTTACCTAAGAAGTACAATACCACTTTGGTACTCTGGTTACTCCATACATTACAATTCTCTTAATTGCATTACTTCTCTAAGTAGCAAAAAattcattgttttttaaattacatgtaTATGAGTTAAAGGTTTAAATTGGTTAATGGAACACAGGtttttttatactttatttcttcctgtggACCTCTATCCAAAGTTCCACATAGTTGTGTTTTCCTACGGTGAGCACTTAGGCTGCACACAATGCCACTGTGCATAATTAAGCTGTCTGCAAGCTTAAAGTCTTGTTGAACTCAAAGAATTTCATGATCAGAGCTTAGATAGAGTGACCAATGCTGTGGTTAAAAATGTCCCTTGAGAAGAGAATGGATTTCTACTGTACACTGCTCTTTAgcaaaaaatccaatttttttgttgctatttattttcaagtaaaatgaaattttcagtACAACAAATGTTGAAACTGCTAACTTCCATAGTAGAAAACTGTTAAGAAGTGTTAGTAGGAACAGTGTACAGAAATATTCTCGGTACCACTCCCAGAGACTGATCAAAGTTTGACTAATTCCAGGAGTCTGTAAACGGTTTTGAACTTTCAGTTAGTAAAGATGAGGATACATAGCATTTCTCACCATTGCTCTGTGTAGTGAAAATTTAAATGTTGATGCCTGTTTGTTGTCaagtaaaaatgttaaaaaaaataagtttttcaaTTAAGAAGTTTCTCAGTCTTTAGTCCTTTTTTTGGTGCATGTTTGGACCACAAGCCAATACTGCAGAAAGAGACTTTTTTTCATCACAAGGGCCAAATTCCACTTTTGTTCATGTGTGTGTGTTCGTGTCCTCTCAGTCGTCTGTCCTGCATCCTTTACTGCAACTCGTTCCTCAGCTTAATGAGAGAAGACTGAAGAGATACAAACTGGACGTATGTAAACTTAAACTCTGCATGCTTATGTTCTCACACTTTGTGATTCATTAGCTTTTCTAAAAATGCCCTTGTAGACCTTTCTGCTTATATATTTTGGTCGGACTACCCAAATCTCAATGTCACAGAATGTGCTTCAGGAAGGGTTATCTTGCTGCTGATCTTTTGTCTTCGTCatattgggaagaaaaacagaacctGCTATACATAAACACATCCACCTCTCTTCCTGACTAGATAAGGAATTGAAAATGGGCAAAGGAGGAAACATGCTCTATTAAATTCATTATTTCTCCACAGTTTTAAACACCAGATTTTTTCATGGCTTTGATTCGTCTTGAGCTACAGCCTGCCTGATAGGATATGATCTAAGAAAGAAGGCTCAAGCATTTTCTTGGCTAGTCAATATAAGAGACTGAGCAAAATACCTTCTAGAGGGCAgacattaaaacaaacaaacaaacaaacaaacaaacaaacaaacaaataaataaatataataaaactcTAAGTAATCATACATCTTCAGGAACACACAGTTTTCTGTGTACATACATATAAACATGCAGGTTTGTGAATAAGCTTGCATATTTATTATGgcaggtttttgtttgttttgggtttttttaaaatctctaaAGCCTTAGAAGTTTAGAAGGCGAGTGTTAAAAAATGACAGATTCTTAGCTTCAGCCGTTTTCTAATACCAAACTTCTGACACTAACTCAAACAATAACATGTTTGTAACATCTTTAAGAAGTGTCTGTTTGTAAGAGGAAAATTACATTAACAGAAATCAAAATTTCTCATCAGTAGTTGTACtcttgattatttttctgttctgaatgAATTTCTTAATCATGCAATAGCTGCTTATTTTGTTcctgttttcagttttgttcaCACATTGAATagaaaaagttgaaaaaattACATATGAATACCGTAATACTCAAATGgcaatgtagaaaaaaaattttaccCATTTGAAGTATAAAAAATTATAGTAGTGATCAGACTATAAATCCAAGATGGGTGTTTCAAATGCAGATAATGCTAGAATGAGAagaataatagaaataaaaatcatacaGATGCTTTACATACAGCAAGAAACTGAATATAATGCTATATATGGTGAACTGAAGTCAGAACTAAAATTGAGACTCAAAAATTATGTGTGGTTTAAACTCTACTTCCTTTGAAAGCTTCCCTGGATTGCATCTACCTCTGTAGTTTGGAAATAATGGGAGTCATCTTGTTTGACACAATTCTCACAGCATTAGAATAGAGCATGGAGTGATTCCTTTCTATGACACTTCACCTTATCATATTTACCCAGGAGATCACAGTACCCCAATTTTTAGTTGAGAAATACTTTCATTGCTAAATAAAAGCCATCTTCATTTCATGTTCTGGTATTCTGTTTCTCAAATTTACTGTCTCCCCACCTGCAGGACAGACACATCACTCCGATCTTATCCCAGCAGAAGCAAATAGAACACTGTGATTAAGCATATGTGTTCTCTAATCATGAAGATCTCATTAAAGCAACTGGATACTTCATGCTTTGTACTTGTTacatttaaatggaatttctattttcttcattatttgtTACCCTCCTTGCTATATGAATCACCAGGCAGCTGTTTCACCCTGTGTGCAGCAGTCATATCTGTCATATCATGACTATCATAAGCACTGCTCTTTGGGAGTTAATGTGAGAGGGGTGGTTATGGTACATCTTTGGGAACAGTCTAGGGTCTCATTTCTGGGGGTATTCAAGTATTTCTGATATTTACactttgtatttttctgcaaGATGCAAAAAAGCAACTCTATCTGTAGAGATGAAGTCACTCTTGTGCCTGGGTAATGAAGCCTAGAAAATCAGAGGCAAAGACTATTCATCATTTTTAGTACCATTCAAAAGCAACCTCAGCTGATCTAAAACTTTAGGTGGAATTTGGCTCCATTCATATGTTCTCTGCTATTTCTGCATGACAACATAAACTTTGCCTTGCTGACATGGAGAAAtgcatataaataatttaaggAGTAAGACTGTATGTAGTACTGAAGAattcttttttatatatacataaacaACCTCTCTCTATGTATTAATTTTCAGCTGAAGATataatttaaaacacttttttttttaggaagaaCTTCAAGGACCAGGAATGATTCAAAGCAGAGGCTATTTTTTCTACAGGGTATggttggtttgatttttttcttttttttttttttttttttggtgagagttaccaaagaaaaagaaagcagagaaataacTGAATTACAGAAAGAATTTCTGTGATTGAAGATACTTTTTTCAGTAAGAGCATTCCACCCTAGAGAGGAACGTCCCCAGGTCTGCTCCTGACACTTCCTTGTATTAAAATAAAGGcattgtaggattttttttttaaatcatattcCTAGATTTGTGTATACATGACGCCATTCTATGCCTTAACAAGTCATTGGTTATTTTGTATCTATTTGTCTGAAAAAGTTCTAGAAAATGCGACATCCTGGAAAATCCTCGTAAAGCGTTGTTCAACAGGGTCTGTTTGCACGATATAAATATGATTCCGTGCTTACACACTGTGCTAGGTCTGACCTTgccattttccttctgttttgacCATTAAGGTAAGAAACTAGATAAAGGAATTCTCGTGAGACTGTGTCTACTATGTTCAGCTTTCATGCCATAGAGCCTTTTTACTTCACTTTAACAAAATTGAGAAGGTGGCAAGTCAGACATTTGAATAGATCTCTAGATTTTGGTTACTATTGCTACTTAAACAAGAAAGTGGCtaatgattttaaataaaaatgtgtctAGAGTTGTAGttaatgatcttaaaggtctttttgCAATCTAAATTATTCTATAATTATAATGAAAATACCACAGATTTGTACAGCCACATTTTTTATGAATCAGGCATGCATTCTTAGAGTTGTTATGACAGACCAAAGTTATAGGTAATATTAACATTGGTGTATTCATGCTTCCAGAATAAAGACAAATCCTTATTAAGcccaggaaggaattttttatCAGCTTTAGTAGAAGTTGTTTCAAGATCCTCACTAgtgcaaaatatttctgaaaaacacCACAGTGAAAAGGGAGAAAGTCCTTGTCTATATCAAAGAATACAGTCTAAATAGAAAATCATTGAGAATGACATGTATTTGTTTGTTAATAGCAACAAACATAATGCAATAATAACAACAATCAGAAAGCGCATTTTAAGAAAATGCATAAAGAATAAGGATTAACAACCTCTTGAGGTGACTTCTTACTGCTTTCTCCCCCTTATAAAATCATACAAGACAGACAATTAATTCTTCCATCGATATGCAGTAAATTTTAGTGTATAATTCTCCTCCAGAAGTAGATatagatgaaaaaataatttatcttaggtctatttttgataaaaatcacGATGACACTACTGAGAAATTCACCAATTTCTATACACACAAAGTTGTTCAGGGCATTGTTACTAAATTCTGTcagttttataaaatatataacttATTGAATATTTGTCTTTCAGCCACGTAATGGAAGGAGATCAGTGGATTTTCGCTAAGGAGGTATTTATTTAATGCTTTTAATCATGATATACAGGTAAATTAGTTCCTTTTTATCCAAATAGACCATGATATTTTTGATGAGAAGTTGTCTCAGTAAGCCTTTAACTGTGTAATCGACTTAGATTTCCACCCACAAACTTCTTCCAGATGTGTTAAATACACTTATCTTCAGATGAAGTGAACAGAAGCTGTAGGTGTTCAGTGCACAGAACAGAGAGCACAGAGGTATTTCAGGCagcaagaaatggaaaatatccCATGTTTGTAAACAATTTGGAAAATACTGATGATGATAAGTAAATCTAAAAAAGAACTGAGTCAACTACCTGTCAGATGAATACTGAGAAGTAAACTGACATCCTGAAGGTAATTCTCTAATTTTATGAAGATAAAAACCTCACACTGAAACTGAGTGCAAACTTCAGGATTTAATTTCAGTAGCTGCAACAATTTGGAGAGATGTAAAAATGTATACCAACACTATAATGctctattttttaatgtattttatactGCCATAATTTTTAAGTGTTATATCCAACTTAGTGTTGTATCAACAGCTAATGCTTTATCTTATTTTTCAGGATTATAGATTCCTGATCTAGAACTAAAACTGCAGGAATGCAGAGTACATGGACATACTATTTTCCTTACAATAATTATTCATTATTAATGTA
Encoded proteins:
- the NMU gene encoding neuromedin-U, which translates into the protein MGHRWHRQPPAASPERSPGKGAGGTALPAAPLLLLLLVLLASSISACKGAPMPSQVLDSDEDLQLLKEIDDACSAYLSTDAQPQVSTTLEELCFLVMGFLQKPQGLDEKANTKRFLFHYSKTHDSGNSDIMSSVLHPLLQLVPQLNERRLKRYKLDEELQGPGMIQSRGYFFYRPRNGRRSVDFR